CTGAACCTGGCATTGAGCGGCTGTTCCGTGACTGTGGAATCATCGAATCTGTTGACGCTTGTGCGCATGTTAGAGTCTTTTTGGCGCGAAAAAGAAACTGCCTATGATCGCAAAGATCTGGGGCGTGTGTCGGCGAATGTGAAGATCAACAAAACAGTTGATTGGCATCAGTTATGTTGCGAAATACTGCAGTTCAATGTGGCGGAGGAGGACAATGACAAAAACGATGAATATGAGCCCACGCTAAACAAAGAGGAGCGTCTTGCGCGTGCACAGGATGTGTTTGTAGTGAATCTGCCCACTTTGCAGTTGGAAGCCAAGACAACTGTGCCCAACACATTTAAAGATATTCTGTCACACAACGACGTGTGCATATCCAAACTTTTGGTGGAGACTGAACTGGATCGTGAAAATATACTGAGGAAAATAGTAGAGTAAGTAAATGCGCTGTGCGCTTCGATGATAATCCAtgaatttgattaaattttacgTTTGCAGTGAATCGCATTGGAAGTATACGGAAAATACCTTTGAAGCACTCAAGCCGAAATTGAGTAAACTAGGCTTTAATGCTATGGAACAACAGCATGTTGAAGACTTGCTGCGATTTATTGAAGCGCGTAAACTCGGCGTGCCCGTTACGGATTTGCTGGTatttacttttcttaaaaacaaaaaattagtaaattaataaaatacaactATTTTTTCCTTAGCGTGAGTTTCCCTACGCCCAGTTTCTTTCGCGCGCTTTGCGTCTACTATCCGAGCATTATCTGGTCAAGCGTGTTGGTGTTGCCACCATGATGTATGTTCATAAAACACACATTCGTCCATGGGTCGTGCACACTTTCCACCTGAAAAGACTGGAGCGCGAAAAATTGGGACCCGATGGCACAGTGAGTCTTAAACGAGGCGCAAGCGATGCCGTTCCCAGCACCAGTGATAATGCGGAAGTAGCGGATAGCGATGATGCTGATGGTCCTGGTGCCAGTAAAAGAGCTAAATTAGCTGACGTTGCGCGAGTCTCTGCAGACGATCAACGGATAAGTAAGCGTGTGCCGAAGCCTGTAAAACGTTTTGAAAGCGCAAGTAAGGAAGGCAAGAACAAGGAAAAGGAAAGCAAGAGGTAATCCTTAGTGAcatttgcaatttaatttaaatcataACGGTATAATTTGACgcattgtatatatattcatattgcAGCGATATTATTGTAATGAAGCCCCATGCTTGGGTCCGGCTGAATGGCACTATTAATCGGCGTGTATTAGATCGTTGGTTGGGCTCGATACTCACCGAGTGCATTAGCCGTTCGGGTTGCATGGTTTCAGATATTTGCATGAAGTTTCCACATTTGCCTCCAGTGGAAATAATGTTTCTACTCGAAATACTAGGCGAATTGAAGTGCCTTCATTTAACCGAGATGAAACCTGCACCTGTAAACCTTTTCTCAGCTTATGAAGACGTACAAGAGAGTAAGTAGTTGATTGTcaagtattaaagtaaatattaacaaaaacaactctTCCAGTTATTGTAACGGAGTTCTATGACCCAGAACATACTTACGTGACTGCGCATGCGGACGCCATGACACGCATGTCCATCTTCATTGGCAAGAAAAAATACAGcacgcaatttttttaaatgttttatctAGTTAGCTGATAATACccttttattttagtttgttAACACTAGAACAGAATAAATTAATCTGGCATTGTCGCAAAGTCTTTACATTACAACCACaatgtataaattattattattttttttttactataaatgagtgtgttttttaatttatcgcttcgataaaaatacattttcgatTTCTTTGCGCTCTTTTACACATTCCGCCGTAAGTACTTCTACGTTATTGTCGTCGGTAATTAGCACATCGTCCTCAATACGTATACCGATTCCGCGAAACTCTTTCGGCACATCCGTTCGGTCTTGTGCTATATAAATTCCAGGTTCCACCGTGCACACCATCCCCGGCAACATACGCAACGAGCGTGGCATTAAGGGTGTATCATGCACGTCCATGCCGAGATAATGCGATACATGATGTGGGCAGAATTTGTAACCGACCTGCACAAACAATAttgaaacaacatttttttttaatgattgaaACGCAAATCACTTACACGCGCATAACCGTTATCATCAGCTATATCCTTGGGCACGATACCGACTTCTTGCAAGTACTTGCCCAACTTTATGCACATCGTATCGAATAGTTCGTCCAATGTTTCGCCACCGGGCTTCAACAAGGTGCCTACAAGCATATAATTGGAATAATGAGTCGATGGTCAGTAACcattacatataattttgcttttacATATCAATTCTTTCTGCAATTGCAGCAATACGTCGTACAAAACTTTTTGCGCGGGTGTGAATGTGCCATCTATAGGCCAAGTGCGTGTGATGTCACTTGTGTATCCGCCATATTCGCAACCAGCATCCATAAGCAGCATTTCACCACTTTTGGTCAATTGCGTATTGTTTATGTAATGGATTGTAGTTGCGTTATTACCGCTGGCTACCACGGGCGGATAGGCCAAGTAGTTGGCATTCTTCATGCGGCACTTATAATCGACTGCAGCAAATAGGTGATGCTCTGAGATACCAGGTCTCGATTCGCTTATTACCTCATTTATAGCTCTCGAGGCAATTTGGCAGGTTTTACGCATGAGCTCTTGTTCACAAATCGATTTGAAAAGTCGCATACTTTGTATAAATGTAGCGGGTGACGTTAGCGCTGATGCATCGCCAGCCACATTTTGAACATCGTTGGTTATGCTCTGTTGATCTGAGGCAGGTATATCATACCACACGTGAGGTTTTTCGCTTGTAATGTGTTTTTTCAGAATTTCTGGAAACTGTTGCACTGTGTATGCTTCGTCAACACCGAAAAAATCGGGCGCATTCTCAATACCAGTACGCGCGCCATCCCACATTTCAGCGTGCTTATCTTTTGGCCTCATAAATAATATGGACTTGATGTCTGCTTTCTCGTTCATTGACATAACGAGCACAGAGTCTGGTTCCAGGCAACCACTCAAGTAATAGAAGTCAGAATTTTGTCGAAAAACGTAGGGAATCTTATCGCTCATGTATTTTTTAGAAGCGGACGGCACAATTACCTTGAAAAGTTTTTTGGTTTGTAAGCGCACAAAGGAAAATTATACCATTTATTTGCTAATTATTTTACCAAATTCGATTTCTTCATTTGTTGGTCAGCTTCATGATCTTCAGCGTATTTGTGCATGCCACTCATAAGCCGCATGCGTCGCTCCCGAAATGTTTCCACATTTTGCCCAATAACAAGCTCACCCTCATTTATAAGATGTGGATGTGTCACATAAGTAGGTTGACCAAATGTTTCTGAACGTAAAGTTTGTAAAAAACTCCTACTGAGTGTTGCAGCAGCCGGCGCATCTGATGAAGATGCCGATGATGACAACAGTGCTTTGTGGTCTAGAGAAAGAGACTTCACATTTAGTACAAGCAATATACCTTATTTGACACAATACTGTTACCGAATTTGCCGAGCGTTGTAATTAAATGAGCTCTTCTTGCATTCTTTAGAATAGAcatatttttgatttgtttctTTATATGTATGAACTGATACAAATTTTGACGATttcctaataaaaaattttgtttaataaatgataaaaatatgAGTTTGTCAAAACGTAATCACTTTGATTACTTATCTATTCGATAATATCAAATAACGAAACAGCTGATCGCTAttgtgaacaaatttttaataccagCCATATACTTGTTGTAGTTTTTATGGGAAACATTTCATTTAACAATTTGGAAAGCACTGTAACAAGTGCACTACCGCACGGATTTTAGTAATGGATCAGTTAGCTAGCCCCTAACggaaaataaaaacatgtgaCTTGTTTAATTCACTTCCCTTGAGTTTTGAGTTATATGatttaaaacttgtttttcAATGggtatttatgttaattttactGAGATGTTGAAGGCAgaatatactttttttgaaaaaaaaaaatcgttaattCGTGGTTTATTtggattaaatttatttttatgtatgaatctgaaaccaaaattaagaaaataacaaaCCGGAGGTGGAAAATGTGCGAAACTTAACGAACCTGCCGCCGTCGAGGTCAAGTCCGAACACATGCAACCACTTTTAATTggcttgtttacatacatacatatgtacatatgcactaATTAGTGTTATGTGGACGAACATTTTTTTCAGCTATTGCGGGTCTTATTCGCAACTATTCCAATAATATGCTTACCTAATAGCAACCTACGGCGCTTAAAAGTATCATGTGTCACACAGTTGTTGCAAACCAATAAAAGCATATCGTGTAAGTAGGAGGcgcaaacacaaatatttacacatgGACACAAGTATGTAAGAAAAGAATTACCTAGTACTGTTATTTGCTATTATTTATACACAAAGGTTTTCCGCCTACCATTTTTATGTAGGTGAATACCTGAAGTCCATGTAAAATCTCCCACTATGTCTGCTCTAAAATAGGAACACTTAAATCTGcaggtgcatatgtatgtatttgctaaCAGAAGATTCCCCAAAGACCAGCAGTTATTTTCAATTGGCTGCTGTCTGGCTAGAGAAGCCAATTACTATTAATAAGGTATTTTTCTATTGAATTACTTTTTAATCACCACTTTAGAGAGggaattttaatgaaactatAGGTAAAAGTGTAATTATATTTCTATGATAAATCAATtaagaagaaattttaaatgcaactATTGACTTGTTTTGTTATGATTTATgaacatatatgcatgtagacTGTTGTGTTCAGAACAATTTGAGCTCATTCGCTTGGAAATAGAATGAACTTTGATTTGTTACTTACATCTCTTAACGGTTGCCAATTACGTACACATGTACTTGCTTGTTGTATTctcatatgtaagtacataagtacatatatttttatttatgtaggtTAGAATGAGTAATTATACTTTTGTATTGTAGTATGTCTTTAAATCacattatattgtaaaaaaaactacTATATAATTCgagacatatacatacacaagttttgctaaagaatttttaaatgattcaatgcatacttatgtacataccaaTTTACtgatatgtttatatacaatatataaatatttccgtCACAATATTGATCCCAtggcaaatattttttgcaatcaAGTATAATttgcttcaaaaataaaacatacacaaaaaaaaatattataaaatagtaTTAGTAGTAAGTagtagtaattaattttttcatcctTCACTTTATTATTCATCCTTCTGCCGGTCAAGTTTCCAAG
The sequence above is drawn from the Bactrocera oleae isolate idBacOlea1 chromosome 5, idBacOlea1, whole genome shotgun sequence genome and encodes:
- the LOC106621565 gene encoding xaa-Pro aminopeptidase 3; protein product: MSILKNARRAHLITTLGKFDHKALLSSSASSSDAPAAATLSRSFLQTLRSETFGQPTYVTHPHLINEGELVIGQNVETFRERRMRLMSGMHKYAEDHEADQQMKKSNLVIVPSASKKYMSDKIPYVFRQNSDFYYLSGCLEPDSVLVMSMNEKADIKSILFMRPKDKHAEMWDGARTGIENAPDFFGVDEAYTVQQFPEILKKHITSEKPHVWYDIPASDQQSITNDVQNVAGDASALTSPATFIQSMRLFKSICEQELMRKTCQIASRAINEVISESRPGISEHHLFAAVDYKCRMKNANYLAYPPVVASGNNATTIHYINNTQLTKSGEMLLMDAGCEYGGYTSDITRTWPIDGTFTPAQKVLYDVLLQLQKELICTLLKPGGETLDELFDTMCIKLGKYLQEVGIVPKDIADDNGYARVGYKFCPHHVSHYLGMDVHDTPLMPRSLRMLPGMVCTVEPGIYIAQDRTDVPKEFRGIGIRIEDDVLITDDNNVEVLTAECVKERKEIENVFLSKR